The genomic region GCAGCTTGTCGTGGCGATAGCTGCTCTCCTTGCCCCCTCCGGATGAGGACTTCTGCCCCTTGTCGGAAGACGCTTTCTTCCCGCTTCCCTTGTTGACCAGATTGCTGGCACTGATCAGCAGCCGCACGCGCTCGCCCTCCGACCCGGCACGCAGCTGATCCAGCGTACCAACGACCAGGGGCGAAACGGACGGTTGTTCCGACCACAGAAACGCCTCATCCGGCAGTACGGTCGGACAGCGACCGATCTCTTTCAGATAGGTCTCGAACATCTCTGCCATCGGCGCATCCAGCTTCTCGCGCATCAATTCGCCGAAGGCGCCCACCGGCAGCTGGCCGGCACGGGCAAACCGCGTCAGCGCCTCCGCACGCTCCTCGGCCAGCACTCCGGCAAGATCCTCCGGCACACCGGATGTAGAACCGGGTTCACGGGTTTCAGCCCCCGGGGATGACAGAGTCACCGCGACCCGATGCTGCTGCGCCGCGATGAGATCGGCCTGCAGCTGCCATTGCTGCAAGCCATCCAGGCTGAACGGCTCATGATCGGGCACAACCGCATCCTCGTCCTGCCAGTGGATGTCCAGACGCTTGCGAAAGAAGTACGCGACCGGTCTTTTCAGGAAGCGCGTCAGCTCCTCCAGCGTCAGTTCCTCGGGCCACTCGGCAGGCGGCAGCATCGGCCATCGTGAAGAGCCGGATTCCGATGCGGCGTTCACCGCATTTTCCGCGATATCGCTTACAACCTTGGCCCCTTCTGAAGCAGGGTCGTCATGCCCCATCTCGGCCTGCTGCAGCGCCATTCGCCATTCGTTCGAATAGCTGAACAGATCGTCGTCCCCCGCCCGCATGGCACCCGCAGCCCCCTCCCGCACGAAATACGCCCGACTGAAGGGCTGCAGGCGGTGCTGTGTCGTCAGCGCCTCCAGCAGTGCGGCACCCGTCTCCTCGTCACGCCCGTTCAGCCGCCACCCGGCGGCGATATGGTCACGCAACTGCGCCACCAGCACCGAGGGCGGACGCGGTGAGTCGTCATGAACACTGCGCCCCACCCAGCTGATGGAGAGCTGCTCACGAGCCGACAGCAGTGCTTCCAGGAACAGATAGCGATCATCCTCGCGGCGTGAACGGTCACCCGGTCGATAATCGTTGCCCATCAGGTCAAAGTCCGCCGGCTGGCGCGAACGCGGAAAGTCGCCGTCGTTCATGCCCAGCAGGCACACGTGGCGGAACGGAATCGCCCGCATCGGCATCAGCGTGGCAAAGGTGACGGCGCCGGCAAAGAATCGCCGTCCCAGTCCCTCGTCGTCGAAGCTGGCCAGCCAGTGCTCCCGCACCACCGACAGGGGCAGCGGCAGGTCCATCTGCGCCTCGGCACAATCATCCAGCCATTGCTGCAAGGCCTCGGAAAGCCGCATCAGCAGGATGCCCTCGCGCCCCTCATCGGCCACGAAGAAGCGGTCCAGCATGGCCTGTAGCCGCACGCCCCACTCCTGGGGCGTGGCGGGATTACGTACATCCTGCCAGGTGTCCTGCAGCGCCCGCACCAGGGCCAGCAGCCTGCCCAGCAGCTCGCCGTCCAGGCCACTGATCTCGTCCAGCGGCTCGATGTCCGACCACGTGCCGGTATGGCCCGCCACATAGCCCAGCAGCATGCGCTGCAGTCCAAACCACCAGCTGTTCTGCGCCACGGCTTCATCCAGCTCCAGCGACTGCCGCTGCGCAGGGTTCAGTCCCCAGCGGATGCCGCTCTTCTCGATCCAGCCGCGCAGCTGCGGCAACTGTTCGGCTTCGATGCCGAAACGCTGCTGCAATGACGACACCTCCAGCAGATCCAGCACCTCGGACACCGACAGGCGCGCTTGCGGCAGATCCAGCAGGAACTCCACGGCGGCCAGCAGCGGCTCGTGGCTGCGGCTTTGCTGGTCGGCCATCGAGAACGGAATGAAGCGTGGGTCCTGCGGCGGATACAGCCCGAACACCGCCTGGATGTGCGGCGCATAGGTGGCAATGTCGGGCACCATCACGATGACGTCCCGCGGCTGCAGCGTGGGATCTGCCGCGAAGGCGGCCAGCAGCTGGTCATGGAGCACCTCCACCTCGCGCTGCGCACTGTGGCAGATCTGGAAGCGGATGGATCGGTCACGCCGGGGATCGACCGCCGGCCAGCGGCTGCGCGTCTCGGCCAGCGGCGCCAGATCGAGGATGTCCTGCTGCAGCTGCAGAAGCAATGTATCGGCCGGCTCATGATCGATGAAGATGTCCGCCCGCCGGTCAATGGCCAGCAGACGCGTCTCGGCCGCCCCCTGCTCCTCATCGTACTGGGTCAGCAGACCGATGAAATCCCGCCCCTGCCGCCCCCAGGCGGCCAGCAGCGGCTGGCCATGCGCAGCCAGGTGGGACAGTGCCGGATCGACGCCCGGGCGGTGGGCGTGCCGGCGGCGCAGGCCCGCCAGCCACTCCCGCTCGGGCACGATGTCGCCCCAGTAATGGCGGCACGGGTTCTGCACGCACATCAGCACCTGGCACCAGCGTCCCAGGGCCGACAGCACCTCCAGCGCCTGGCGGGGCATGGCCGAGATCCCGAAGACCACCACGCGGCGCGGCAGCCCGGCAGGCCGTTCGGCATCGGGAGACGTGCAGGCGTCGATGAAGCGCTGGTGGATCGTGGCGCGATTGTCCCCGGCCGCCCCCGGGCCCACATCGGCCAGCAGCTCCCGCCAGAGCAGCGGCTGCCAGCGCGCGTCTTCCGGCAGGGGCTTGCCGGCCTGATCCGGCAAAGGCCGGGCCTGCGTTTCCGTGGCGTTCGGTGTCTTGATGTTGCCTCGACCGAGCCCATGCGAATCCCGCAGTCGATCGTGCCCGTGGGCCCAATCCTCCAGCCAGTCGGCCCGGTAGACCTGATACTGGTCGAACAGGTCAGCCAGCTGGGCTGCCAGCTGATGCAGACGGCGCAGCTGCGGATCCTCTTCCAGGAAACGTCGCAGCGGCTCGAAGACTGCCTGTGTCTGCGGCCTCGCCACCAGCGCGGGCAGCAGCCGCATCAGTCGCCAGGTCAGCAGATCCTTGCCAAAGGGAGACCGTTCCGGCACCTGATCCTCGCCCAGAACGGCCCGGTAGGCCTGCCAGATGAAACGGGACGGCAGCTGCAGGTCGATGGCGGCCGCAATGCCCAGTCCGCGCCCGTCGAACGCGGGACGCCCCGCATCGACTGGCATCGGATCGGCCGCCAGCGACAGCGTGAGCCACTGCGCGATACCGTTGCTCTGCACCAGGATGACTTCATTTTCCAGAGGAGCCAGCGGATGGGCCCGCATCCAGTCGCAGATGAGGTCGCGCAGCGTCTCGGACTGGTTGCCGTGAATGACGATGAAACCGGGAGCAATGTCGGGCTGGGGCATGCTGACAGGAACGGGGCAAGGGTATTCCCGTTTACCTTGGATGCCCCCACCCTGGCAAGCAACCGCAGCAGCCGTGGCCCGGATGAGACATCCGGCGAAAGCTGCCGTTCAGGGCCGGAAACTCAGGCCGGGCTCAGGCCTGGGACAGCCAGCGCTGCAGCACGGCATTGACGGCCTCGGGCCGCTCCATCGGCGCCAGGTGGCCAGCCCCCGGAATGATGGCCAGCTTTGCGCCGGGCACGCTGGAAGAGATTTCCTGCGCCAGGGCCGGTGGGGTGAGCTGATCGCCCTCACCCACCACGACCAGCGTGCGGCAGTCGATCTTGGCCAGGAGCGGCCGGGAATCCGGGCGACCCAGGATGGCCATCTGCTGGCGCACGAACCCCTCGGCACCCACCGCCTGGCGCATGCCCTCGACCAGGGCAGCCAGCTGCAGATCATCCACCCGTCCAGGCGCCACCAGCCTCGGGAACATCGACGGGATCCGACCGAAGCCACCGTTCTGGGCCATCCGGATCATCTGAAGGCGGTTCTCGCGAACCTCGTCGGTATCGGCCCGGGCCGAGGTGTCGAACAGCACCAGCTCACCGACCCGCTCCGGTGCCTGTCGCAGGATCTCGAAGGCCAGATAGCCCCCCATGGACAGCCCTACCAGCCGGAAGACCGGCGGCGCATCGGCCAGAATGGCCCGCGCCATGGCCCCGATCTCACCGTGCCGCGTGGTGTCGGCCACGGTCACCGAGCCCTGCGTCCAGAACAGCGGCAGCTGCGCCATGAAGAGCTGGGGCGTGCACAGAAGCCCCGGTACGAGCACGGTGGGCAACCTGCCGAACATGACAGGCGTACTGGCGACGGGGGCTGGCATGGGCGCTCCGTGGGACAGGTCTCGATATTGACGATTATATCGACCGTGAACCCCTGACCATTCCCCGGCGCGAAACAGCACCGCCCCTTGCGGCCCTCCGTGTTTCAGCCCAGGGTTCCGTCATTGGCCGTTTCTCCCGCAGGAACGAGAAAGCACGGTATCCATTTCGCTCCAACTGTAGCAATCCACGAATAATTCGTGGCCTTTCTGCTGAAGTCGTAAAAGAAAAACGCCCCTGCCGGGCACTCCGGAACAGGGGCATTTCAGCGATTGGGGAGCCGCCTGGACCGTGCAGACGCATGCGCCTGCACGGCCTCACGGCCTGCGAACTTCAGGCAGGATCAGTCATCCTTGCCTTCGTCACGGGCCTGCCGGAAGGCACGGTCCGGATCCAGCGTGGCCGGGCCACGCTTGCGCGCACCGCCGCGGGCATCACGATCACCGAAGCGGCCACCGCGATCCGGGCCGCCCCGACGGTCGTCACGACCACGCCAGCCGGCATCGTCACGCCGGCCGAAGCCCCGGTTGCCGCGTCCCTCACCATCCCGACGATCACCGCCCTCCCAGGGCTTGCGCTCCTTCCAGCCCGGACGGTCGCCAAAGCTGCGGCGTTCCTGGCCCTCACCGTCGCGACGCGGTTTCCAGTCACCGCGATCACCACGGAATCCGCGGGACTCGTTGTTCCGATCCCGGTTCCAGCCACCACGATCACCCCGGTCTTCCCAGGCACGGCCGCCCTCACGACGGTCACGGTCGAAGGGACGACGCTCACGCTGTCCGCCCTCGCCGCGTTCACCGCGCGATGCATCCCAGCCGCGGCCTTCGCGCCGATCGTTGTTCCACGGACGCTCGCGCCGGCCTTCGCCATCACGGCCTTCCGGGCGGAAGCCGCGCACGCCGTCCTGCGGTCGGTCCTCGCGACCTCTCCAGCCACCGCGACGGTCCTCGTCACCACCAAAACGGCGCCCCGGACGATCCTCGCTCCAGCGCTCACCGTCGTGGCGACGCTGCCCGAAGCCTTCACCGTCGCGACGCGGCCAGGGCTTGCGATCCCGATAGCCGTCCTGGCCGCCCCGGAAGTCGTCACGACGCCCGAAGCTGCGTTCACCACGGCGCTCGTCCCGATCACGCGAACCCTGCCCGCCATCACGGTCATGCCGCCCCTGGAAGCCACGGCCCCGGTATTCGCGGTCGCCACCGTGTCGATCATCCCGGCCACGGCCGCCGAAACGCGGCTTGCCATAGCCTTCGCGACGGGCTTCCTTCTTCTTGTGCTTCTTCTTGAAGGGCTGCGGCTTGAACTGGGCCTCCAGTCCCGGGAACTCGCTGACCTGGATGTGGCGACCCAGGAAATGCTCGATCTTGCGCAGCGGAATCACGTCCTCGCGGCCCACGAAGGAAATGGCCTGGCCACTGGCGCCGGCACGACCGGTACGGCCGATACGGTGCACGTAGTCCTCGGCCACGCGCGGCAGCTCATAGTTGATGACATGGGTAAGGCTGGACACATCAATGCCGCGGGCCGCCACGTCGGTGGCGATCAGCACCTGGCATTCCCCCTGACGCAGGCGGTTCAGTGCCCGGGTGCGCTCGCGCTGGTTCATGTCGCCATGCAGTGCATCCACGGCAAAGCCTTCGCCCTGAAGTTCCTCGGACAGCTCCTCGGCCTGCCGCTTGGTGGCGGTGAAGACGATGGCCTGACCAAGGCCGGTGTCGTTGAGGCAGGCACGCAGCAGCTGGCCGCGGTGTCCCGGGTTGTCGACATAGACCACGTGGTCATCGATCGGCGTGAGCGCCTCTTCGCTGCGCTCGACGGTCAGCCACTGAGGATCCTTCAGCAGCTTGTCGGCCAGGTTGCGAACGTCGTGCGAGACGGTGGCGGTGAAGCACACGGTCTGGCGCTCGGTCGGCAGCATTTCGGCAATGCGGAACACATCTTCGGAGAAGCCCATGTCCAGCATCCGGTCGGCCTCGTCCAGCACCAGCATCTTCAGGCGCGACAGATCAATCTTGCCGTTTTCCAGCTGGTCGATCAGACGGCCGGGCGTGGCCACCAGCACTTCATACGGCATGGCCAGTGCCCGTGCCTGGTGGAAGTAGGAAGAGCCCCCGGTGATGCAGACGGTGCTGGTGCGCGGCAGCAGCCGCGACAGCGCGTGGCTGGTGCGCGTGACCTGCTGGGCCAGCTCGCGGGTGGGCGTGAGCACCAGCACGGAAGGACCGAAGGCCGGACGTGCCGGACGGCGCCCCTTGCCCCGCTTGCCACGGTGGTCCTCGTCATCATCACCTGCGTCGTGATGCTCGGCAGCACGCTCCTGCGCATTCAGCGCCACACCCTGCAGGGCCGGTAGCAGGAAGGCCGCCGTCTTGCCGGTGCCGGTAGGCGCCGAGGCCACCAGGTCGTTGCCGGCCAACAGCACCGGAATGGCCTGCGCCTGCACGGGCGACGGATGGATGATGTCCAGGCGTTGAAGGGCCTGGACCAGCGGCTCGATCAGCCCCAGCTCGGCAAAGCTCGAATCGGTGGCTTCAACGAAGGGGTCAGCATGCAGCGGTGCCGGCTCATCGTCCTCACCCACCTCGTCGTCGTCCGAATCGGTGTCGTCCGCTTCGTCTTCGTCTTCGTCGTCGTCGTCGTCGTCGTCGTCGTCGTCGTCAGAATCATCATCCGCCTGGTCGAAGTCCTCGTCATCCTCGTCGGACTCGTCATCATCCAGGTCGTCTTCATCGTCGAAGTCGGCACCCTCGTCCGCTTCGTCTTCATCGGCAAGGCGCACCTCGTCGTCCCGATCGTCGGTCTCGTCCTCGTGGCTGGGGGTGGAAGCGGCCTTTGTGCGCTTCGTGGTCTTCTTCGCGGGCGTGGCATCCTGGGCCAGCGCCATGTCTTCGGCGGTCTGGGCCGCCACGTTCTCGACGGATTTGTCCTGCTCGTCGTTCTTCTCGTGCTGAGTCATGGTCATGAAAGTGAAATGGCAACGTCATCGCGGGCGCTGTCCGTGTACGCAGCAGACGGACGCGGGGCATGCCGGGCGAACGCCATGACAGGCGCCGGGTCGCGGCAGGACCAGGATGAAAATCTTCCGGAGGGATCCGGGAATCTGGCAATGACGTGGGCGGGGCCTCTTGCCCCGACGGGGTTGACGGATTGCGTACCTGCATCGACGCCAACCGGAGAAGGCACGGGGTGTGCCTTTCATGGGCGCACTGGACACGCAAGTTGACGTGTCCCGGATACGCCGGGGGCCAGAAATCGATGTCTGAAGTCCGACATCCTACCAGAAACCGACGAAGGACGATGGCGTGCCCCGTGATTCGGCCCAGCTTGCGATGGAACGAACAGCCGCGCACCTTCAGCCTGAGCGCCTCGATCAACTTCTGACCCGACAGCCGGGCAAACTTGCCCAAGCAAAAACGCCCGTCACGATGACGGGCGTCTTTATTGTCTGGCGCGTCAGGCCGGCCTTGAAGACACGGCCGGCCAGAGAAGGCTCACTTCACCGGAATGGGCGTGGCGGGATCGATAGGTACAGCCGAGACGCTGTTCTTGGGCGAGCCGTCGATCAGCTTGTCCGAGTACGTGAGGTAGACCAGCGCGTTGCGTGTGCTGTCGACCATGCGCACCACGCGCAGACGCTTGAAGAGGATGGACAGGCGCTCGCTGAAGACATCTTCCTTTTTCTTCAGCGGCTTTTCGATCTTGACCGGACCAACCTGATGGCAGGAAATGGAGGCCTCGGCCTTGTCTTCGGCCAGACCCAGCGAGCCCTTGATGCCGCCGGTGCGGGCACGCGACACGTAGCAGGTGACGCCCTGGACCAGGGGATCGTCGTAGGCCTCGACAATGATGTCATCGTCGCGCGTGAGCAGCTTGAAGGTGGTGTCGACGATGCCGATGGTGCGGTCGTCGGCCGCCTGGGCGGTGGCCGGCACCAGGCTGCTGGCCCCGGCAATGAGGGCGATGGACAGGGCAACAGCCCGGGAAAGGGAAGCAGTCTTCATGTTTTAAAGGATGGGGCTGAACCACACGAGATGCGGAACGCGAGATGCGGACAGCGAAGGTAAACGGCGCCTCGGCCCGTCCGGCATGCGCGGGCGTGTGGCATGAAAAGGGATGACCCTGACCGGTGCAGCAGATGGCTGGCCGGTCGTTGTCTCGTGGCAACAGAGGCCTATCCTACCATCGGATGGCAGGCATTGCGGCTGACGGGCCGGGGCCCTGTCTCAAGGTTCCCGGCCTGCCCCACGCGTCATGCCGTCATCAGTACAGCACGCGTGCGCGAATCGTGCCTTCCAGGTCGGAGATCTCGTGCAGCGCCTCGGCACTGCCTTCGTTCTCGACATCAACCACCACGTAACCCACGTGCTGATTGGTCTGCAGGTACTGCGAGGCAATGTTGATGCCGGCGTTGGAGAGCCGCTCGTTGATGCGGGTCAGCATGCCCGGCACGTTGCGGTGGATGTGCAGGATCCGGCACAGCCCCGGGTGAGCCGGCAGCGAGACCTCGGGGAAGTTGACGGCCGACAGCGTGGAGCCGTTGTTGCTGTAGCGGATGAGCTTGGAGGCCACCTCGCGGCCGATGCTCTCCTGGGCCTCGCCGGTGGAACCGCCGATGTGCGGCGTGAGCAGCACGTTCTCGAAGCGGATGAGCGGGGACTGGAAGTCACCCTCGTTACCCTTGGGCTCGACCGGGAACACGTCGATGGCGGCACCCAGGATGTGCTTCGACTCCAGGGCTGCTGCCAGCGCGTCGATGTCGACCACGGTACCGCGCGAGGCATTGATGAGGAAGCTGCCCTTCTTCATGCGGGCGATCTGCTCGGCACCCATCATGTTCTTCGTGTCCGGCGTCTCGGGCACGTGCAGGCTCACCACGTCGGCCTCGGCCAGCAGCTCGTCCAGCGTGGAGAGCTGGCGTGCATTGCCCAGCGGCAGCTTGGTCTCGATGTCGTAGAACACCACGCGCATGCCCAGGGTCTCGGCCAGCAGGCCCAGCTGGGTGCCGATGTGGCCATAGCCGATGATGCCCAGCGTCTTGCCACGCACCTCGAACGAGTTGGCGGCGCTCTTCATCCAGCCGCCCCGGTGCAGCAGTGCATTCTTTTGCGGGATGCCGCGCATCAGCATGATGATCTCGGCCAGCACCAGCTCGGCCACGCTGCGTGTGTTGGAGAATGGTGCGTTGAACACGGGCACGCCACGCTTGGCTGCGGCGTCCAGGGCGATCTGGTTGGTGCCAATGCAGAACGCGCCGACCGCGACCAGCTTCTGAGCCTGCTCCAGCACCTCGGCCGTGAGCTGGGTGCGCGAGCGCAGCCCCACGAAGTGGGCATCGGCGATGGCATCGATCAGTGCCTGCCCTTCCAGCGCCTTGGGGTGGGTTTCGATCTGGGTGTACCCGTCGGCAGTGAACGCTTCGACGGCGGACGGATGGATGCCTTCCAGCAGCACCACTTTCAGTTTGTTTCTTTCGAGAGAGAGACGCACGCTTTCTTCCTTGGATACGACACGACGAATGGCCCAATGGTAGCGCGCCTGCCCCATCTATCCGCCGTAAAACGCATATCTGTAGCACAATCCCGAACAAACCCACCTTCTTTCCAGCCAGAGCCCCGTCGTGAGCACCGAAGCAACGCCCCCGTCCCCTGTCCCTGACACCACGCCCGCATCTGCCGAGGCCTCCACGCCGGACGCGCCGGCGGCGCCCGAACAGAAGCCCACGGCCGACGTGCCGCCCCCGCTGCCGCTGCCCCCGGAGGCCGAAGAGCTGGACGCCCGGGTCGCCGCTGCGCTGGTGATGGTCAATCATGGCATCCGCCGCCTCTCGAAGCTGGCCGGCAACATCCGCTTTGCCTTCCTGCAGCGCGACGAGTCCCGACTGGTGACGGAACGCCAGAAGCTCAAGGCCGCCTTCCAGCGCCAGGAGCATGGCCCGGCCGAACTGAAGTTCGGCCTGCAGGCACTGCTGCAGAAGGCCGAGCGCATGGCCGGCAGCCTGCTGTACCAACCTCAGGGCACGGCTGCCACGACGCAGGCCGCCTCGCCGAAACCCGACGGGAGCGCCCAGGCCACCGCCCCCGAAAGCGCGCCCGCCCAGGCTGACAGCCCTGCGAGTACCGCAGAAACCCCCGCGGCAAACACGCCCGACAGCGCCGTCAAGACACCTGCTGCCGACACGGCCTCTGCTGCGGTTGAAGAAGCAGGCAGCGCCCAGCCCGACGCCAACACCCAGGCTTCTGCAGCCTCCGCCGCTCCGGATGCTGCAACACCGGCGCCCGCCCCGGTAGCCCCCGCACTGCCCCGCGAAAAGAGCAACCAGATCCGCCAGACGCTGCGCAAGAGCATGATGTCGCTGGCACCGGCCGCCCCGCTGCACCTGCAGATCGAGCTGGCGCCTGCCTTTGCCGAGGCCGAGCCGGACATCATGGCGATGGCGGCCCGCGTTCACGCCCTGCACCGTCAGGTGCTGGGTTCGCTCAAGGGCATCCAGTGGCACTCTGCGGTTCACAGCACGCTCAGCTTCGAGGACGGCCGCACGATCGAGGTGCACTTCGGCGAGACCGGCGCCGAGCAGATTCCGGAAGAATTCCGCCAGAAGCAGGCCCCGGCCCAGCCGGCCCGCAAGCCGGGTCAGCCCGGCCAGCGTCATGGCGCACCGGGCGGCAAGCCGCAGGGCAACCGTCGCCATGGTTCTGGCCGCCCCGGCGGCAAGCCGGGCGAAGGCCGCCAAGGCAAGGCTGCGGCCGCTCAGGGGCCAGCAGGCAACACCCCGGAGGCGGCCGCCCAGGACGCAAACGCCCCCGCCAACCGGCAGGGCCGCCCCCATGGCAAGGGCCGGCATGGCCAGCCCCGTCGCGCCGAAGGCGGCAACCGCCCGTCGCGCAACCCGGCAGACGGCAAGCAGGGAGAAAACACGGCCAACGCCGGAAACCGGCCTTCTCAGGGGCCGCGTCGCCCCCGCACGGAACAGGAGGGGCGACGCAACCACGAGGGGCGCCGTGGCGGCCAGGGCGAGCGCAACGGACGCAGCGGGGGCGGTTTCCCCAGCAACTCCGCCATGGCCGACAAGTTGCGCGCGGCCCTGGGGGGCTCCTTCGGGCTGGGCAAGAAGGACAAGTGACGCCCATGACGAAGCCCCTACCCCGGACAGCGTACCGAAGGGGCTGAGGGTCGAAGGTCACGGCGTGCATCGGGCACGGCAGGCGTCGCACCTTGTGTACCCGGTTCACGACAGGAAAACCCTTCCCTGAAGGGGTTTCCTGCAACAGCAACATCAAAAACACTGGATTTGATGGGGTCTGCGCAACGCCAACCAGGGCGTTTCACAGGATTGGCCATGATTTCCAGTGTTTTTTTGAGGATCAGGTCGTAACAATCCGTAGAAAATGCGGTCAACAGCCAACGAAACGGTTGTGCAAGTGGCCAGAACGATCTGCCGATTGCTAAGATTGAACCGTCGGCCCTGACGACGAACGCCGTGAAAAATGCAGCCTCGCGCCGTGTTTTCCAGCAGGTGAACCCCAGGGCACGAACCCCTTTTGAACGCTACGAGAACCCTGCTCTGAAACATCATGGCAACCGCTAAGAAGCCCGCCCGTGCGGCAGCAACCCCCGCGAAGAAAACGGCTGCAGCCAAGCCTGCTGCCAAATCGACGAAAGCTGCCGCCGCCCCGGCACTGAAACCCGTGAAGGAAACCTTCACCAAGGCCGGGCTGGCCCAGCACCTGGCCGAGCAGACCGGCGTCGAGACCAAGGCCGTCAAGGCCGTGATGGCCGCGCTGGAACTGACCATCCTGGCCTCGGTGCACAAGAAGGGTGCCCGTGAGTTCACGCTGCCCGGCCTGCTGAAGATCGGTGTGATCGATGTGCCGGCCAAGAAGAAACGCCGCGGCATCGACCCGTTCACCGGCCAGGAGCGTGAATTCGCCGCCAAGCCGGCCACGGTCCGCATCAAGGTGCGCGCCCTGAAGAAGATCAAGGACGCCGCTCTCTGATCATTCGGACCTGATGGCAGCCGTCCTCTGGCGTGGTTCACCCGCCTGACAGGATGGCCCGGCCATGAGGCGCCCCTTTCGGGGCGCCATCGAACAAAGGCCCCGATCCGGGTTTTCCGGGTCGGGGCCTTTCTGTCAGGGCTTGCCGAAGATCTCGCTGGCCTCGGCCTTCAGCTCCGGAGAGAGCGTGGCCCCCTGGCGACGGGCAGCGTCCAAGTTCAGCGTGATGTCGAGCCTGTCGCTGGTCTCGCTGGCGATGTCGCCGGGCTTTTCACCGTTCAGGATGCGCAGCACCATCCGGCCCGTCTGGCGACCCATCCGGTAGTAATCGATGGCCATGGCGCCGGTGGCGCCCCGCTGCACGCTGGAACGATCGGCGCAGATCAGCGGGATCTTCGCGGCGTTGGCCACCTTGATCACCGATTCATAGGCGGAGATGACGTTGTTGTCATTGCTGGTGTAGATGACATCCACCTTGCCCACCAGACGCTGTGCGGCCTGACCGACATCGATCGAGCGCGGCGCTGCCACTTCCACCA from Lautropia mirabilis harbors:
- the recC gene encoding exodeoxyribonuclease V subunit gamma; translated protein: MPQPDIAPGFIVIHGNQSETLRDLICDWMRAHPLAPLENEVILVQSNGIAQWLTLSLAADPMPVDAGRPAFDGRGLGIAAAIDLQLPSRFIWQAYRAVLGEDQVPERSPFGKDLLTWRLMRLLPALVARPQTQAVFEPLRRFLEEDPQLRRLHQLAAQLADLFDQYQVYRADWLEDWAHGHDRLRDSHGLGRGNIKTPNATETQARPLPDQAGKPLPEDARWQPLLWRELLADVGPGAAGDNRATIHQRFIDACTSPDAERPAGLPRRVVVFGISAMPRQALEVLSALGRWCQVLMCVQNPCRHYWGDIVPEREWLAGLRRRHAHRPGVDPALSHLAAHGQPLLAAWGRQGRDFIGLLTQYDEEQGAAETRLLAIDRRADIFIDHEPADTLLLQLQQDILDLAPLAETRSRWPAVDPRRDRSIRFQICHSAQREVEVLHDQLLAAFAADPTLQPRDVIVMVPDIATYAPHIQAVFGLYPPQDPRFIPFSMADQQSRSHEPLLAAVEFLLDLPQARLSVSEVLDLLEVSSLQQRFGIEAEQLPQLRGWIEKSGIRWGLNPAQRQSLELDEAVAQNSWWFGLQRMLLGYVAGHTGTWSDIEPLDEISGLDGELLGRLLALVRALQDTWQDVRNPATPQEWGVRLQAMLDRFFVADEGREGILLMRLSEALQQWLDDCAEAQMDLPLPLSVVREHWLASFDDEGLGRRFFAGAVTFATLMPMRAIPFRHVCLLGMNDGDFPRSRQPADFDLMGNDYRPGDRSRREDDRYLFLEALLSAREQLSISWVGRSVHDDSPRPPSVLVAQLRDHIAAGWRLNGRDEETGAALLEALTTQHRLQPFSRAYFVREGAAGAMRAGDDDLFSYSNEWRMALQQAEMGHDDPASEGAKVVSDIAENAVNAASESGSSRWPMLPPAEWPEELTLEELTRFLKRPVAYFFRKRLDIHWQDEDAVVPDHEPFSLDGLQQWQLQADLIAAQQHRVAVTLSSPGAETREPGSTSGVPEDLAGVLAEERAEALTRFARAGQLPVGAFGELMREKLDAPMAEMFETYLKEIGRCPTVLPDEAFLWSEQPSVSPLVVGTLDQLRAGSEGERVRLLISASNLVNKGSGKKASSDKGQKSSSGGGKESSYRHDKLLDYWVHHVAGNLSGKPLRTRIIGKEGSTVELMPLDREAALTYWQDLLQAWNLACRRPLPLAAKTGFAWIFGGSSEDPAKRQQAAQAAYEGSESGFGGAGECQRDEYLMRAYPDFQALEEDGEFAQWTERLLQPLADAVVRKGAASGHEESAEGVTHGE
- a CDS encoding alpha/beta fold hydrolase, which gives rise to MPAPVASTPVMFGRLPTVLVPGLLCTPQLFMAQLPLFWTQGSVTVADTTRHGEIGAMARAILADAPPVFRLVGLSMGGYLAFEILRQAPERVGELVLFDTSARADTDEVRENRLQMIRMAQNGGFGRIPSMFPRLVAPGRVDDLQLAALVEGMRQAVGAEGFVRQQMAILGRPDSRPLLAKIDCRTLVVVGEGDQLTPPALAQEISSSVPGAKLAIIPGAGHLAPMERPEAVNAVLQRWLSQA
- a CDS encoding DEAD/DEAH box helicase — encoded protein: MTMTQHEKNDEQDKSVENVAAQTAEDMALAQDATPAKKTTKRTKAASTPSHEDETDDRDDEVRLADEDEADEGADFDDEDDLDDDESDEDDEDFDQADDDSDDDDDDDDDDDEDEDEADDTDSDDDEVGEDDEPAPLHADPFVEATDSSFAELGLIEPLVQALQRLDIIHPSPVQAQAIPVLLAGNDLVASAPTGTGKTAAFLLPALQGVALNAQERAAEHHDAGDDDEDHRGKRGKGRRPARPAFGPSVLVLTPTRELAQQVTRTSHALSRLLPRTSTVCITGGSSYFHQARALAMPYEVLVATPGRLIDQLENGKIDLSRLKMLVLDEADRMLDMGFSEDVFRIAEMLPTERQTVCFTATVSHDVRNLADKLLKDPQWLTVERSEEALTPIDDHVVYVDNPGHRGQLLRACLNDTGLGQAIVFTATKRQAEELSEELQGEGFAVDALHGDMNQRERTRALNRLRQGECQVLIATDVAARGIDVSSLTHVINYELPRVAEDYVHRIGRTGRAGASGQAISFVGREDVIPLRKIEHFLGRHIQVSEFPGLEAQFKPQPFKKKHKKKEARREGYGKPRFGGRGRDDRHGGDREYRGRGFQGRHDRDGGQGSRDRDERRGERSFGRRDDFRGGQDGYRDRKPWPRRDGEGFGQRRHDGERWSEDRPGRRFGGDEDRRGGWRGREDRPQDGVRGFRPEGRDGEGRRERPWNNDRREGRGWDASRGERGEGGQRERRPFDRDRREGGRAWEDRGDRGGWNRDRNNESRGFRGDRGDWKPRRDGEGQERRSFGDRPGWKERKPWEGGDRRDGEGRGNRGFGRRDDAGWRGRDDRRGGPDRGGRFGDRDARGGARKRGPATLDPDRAFRQARDEGKDD
- a CDS encoding CreA family protein encodes the protein MKTASLSRAVALSIALIAGASSLVPATAQAADDRTIGIVDTTFKLLTRDDDIIVEAYDDPLVQGVTCYVSRARTGGIKGSLGLAEDKAEASISCHQVGPVKIEKPLKKKEDVFSERLSILFKRLRVVRMVDSTRNALVYLTYSDKLIDGSPKNSVSAVPIDPATPIPVK
- the serA gene encoding phosphoglycerate dehydrogenase; its protein translation is MGQARYHWAIRRVVSKEESVRLSLERNKLKVVLLEGIHPSAVEAFTADGYTQIETHPKALEGQALIDAIADAHFVGLRSRTQLTAEVLEQAQKLVAVGAFCIGTNQIALDAAAKRGVPVFNAPFSNTRSVAELVLAEIIMLMRGIPQKNALLHRGGWMKSAANSFEVRGKTLGIIGYGHIGTQLGLLAETLGMRVVFYDIETKLPLGNARQLSTLDELLAEADVVSLHVPETPDTKNMMGAEQIARMKKGSFLINASRGTVVDIDALAAALESKHILGAAIDVFPVEPKGNEGDFQSPLIRFENVLLTPHIGGSTGEAQESIGREVASKLIRYSNNGSTLSAVNFPEVSLPAHPGLCRILHIHRNVPGMLTRINERLSNAGINIASQYLQTNQHVGYVVVDVENEGSAEALHEISDLEGTIRARVLY